GCGGGGCCGGAGTTTCCGTCGAGGTTGGACTACTCGAGACTGAAGCGCGCGAGCTGAACGCCGCTTTTTTTCATTCGTTTGAGACAGACATTCCGTTTGTCACTATCAAGCTTGCCACTTCACTTGACGGGGCGATAAGCGACGCAAAACGCACCCGCAAATGGATCACCAGCGAACAGTCGCGCGCCGAGGTGCATCGGATGCGCGCTGTGAGTGATGCGATTGCGGTGGGGCTGCAGACAGCTATCGCCGATGATCCGCGGCTCACGGCCCGAACCAACCCACCGGCGCGCGTGCCGCCAGTGCGGATAGTTTTCGACCGCCACGCCAGACTGAATCCGGAAAGTGTACTTGCCCGGTCGGCGCGCGAAATTCCCGTGCTACTCGTCACCGCAGTGAATGCGCCAATGCGCCCTCAGCTCGCCAGCCTCGGCGTCGAAGCGATCGCGGCCCACGATCTCAACGATGCCCTCAGGCAATTGAGGAGGCGCGGTATCACCTCGGTGCTGGTTGAGGGTGGCGCGGGCCTCGTTGCATCGTTCCTCGCCAACGGATCTGTGGATCGCCTCGTTATCTTTCAGGCGCCCGTGATACTGGGAACTGGGTCCCTGGGCGCGTTCTCCGGAGTCGCCGCTCAGGAAGTGTCGCATGCGCCGCGGTTCAAACTGCTTCGCACCCGGTCGATCGGCGACGACGTTATGAGCATTTATTCGGTAGACAGGCGCGAGCATGTTCACGGGACTGGTTGACATAGTCGGTTCGATTGTGGCGGTCGAAAAAACATCGGCTGGAATCGAATTGAATGTGCGCGCCGGCTATTCAGACGTTGTTCCTGGCGAAAGCATTGCAATGGACGGAGCATGCCTTACGGTGCGTGAATGCGGAGACGGCTGGTTTACTGTCGCGGCCGTAGTCACGACGGCAGGCCGCACGACTATCGGCGAGTGGCAAGTGGGTCGAGAGGTTAACCTCGAGCGCGCGATGAAGGCCGACGGCAGATTTGGCGGCCATATTGTTCAAGGGCATGTGGACGGCGTTGGCGTCGTCCTGGCGGTCACGATTACTGCCGACGCCACTCTGATCGACATTTCGGTTCCGGCAGCGATCGCCGAAACACTGGTTGTGCTGGGTTCGGTGACTATCGACGGCGTCAGCCTGACAGTGAACGCGATTGCCGGTGACGTGTTGCAAGTCTCACTGATCGAATACACCTTGCAGCACACCGCCCTCGGCCGTCTGGCCAGGGGCAGTCGCGTACACATCGAATCGGACATCATCGGCAAGTACGTGAAACAGATGGTCGTGCCGTATCTCAATCGCCGGTTAGCTCACTCGCAGACCTAAGGGCAACGCAATGCAATTCGGAACCGTTGAACAGGCGATCGCCGACATCAGGGCGGGGAGGCTGATTCTCGTAGCAGACGACGAGGACAGGGAAAACGAGGGCGATCTCATTTGCGCGTCCCAACTGGTCACGCCCGAGCTTATCAATTTCATGATTCGCAAAGCGGGCGGCTGGATATGTCTCGCCCTGACGGGCGAGCGGGCCGATCAGTTGCGGCTTCCTCAGCAGAGCGATCAGAACACCGAGGAGCAGCGAACCGCGTTCACCGTGAGCATCGACGCCGCGCCTCGGTTCGGGGTGACAACCGGTGTGAGCGCGCAGGATCGGGCGAAAACCATTCGGGTCGCTGTCGACCCCGCGACCATTCCGGCGGATCTGCGGCGTCCGGGCCACATACCTCCACTGAGAGCCCGGGATGGGGGTGTGCTGCAGCGGGTTGGCCATACAGAGGCGGCTGTTGATCTCGCACGCCTTGCAGGCCTCTATCCTTCCGGGGTTGTCTGCGAGGTTCTCAACGAGGATGGTACCACCGCGCGGCGCCCTCAGCTCGAGCTCTTTGCCGCTGAGCACGGACTCACGTTCATCACCGTTGCCCAGCTGGTGGCATTCCGCCTTCAATCAGAACGGCTGGTCCATCGAGTCGCCGAGGCTCGGTTGCCGACCGAGGTCGGCGTTTGGCGAGTGATCGGGTACAGGAACGACGTCGACGACCATGAGCATGTCGCACTTGTTTTCGGCGACGTTAGCGATGCAGGCGAGAGCACTCTGGTGCGCATGCATTCCAAGTGTCTGACCGGTGATGTATTCCATTCGCTGCGGTGCGACTGCGGCTGGCAGCTTCACACTGCAATGCAGATGATTGCGACAGAGGGGCGCGGCGTTATCGTTTATCTCGATCAGGAAGGGCGTGGCATCGGCCTGCTTAACAAGCTCAAAGCCTATCAGTTACAGGACACCGGCGCCGATACGGTCGAGGCAAATGAACAACTGGGCTTCAAACCCGACCTGCGAAACTATGGAATAGGCGCACAGATTCTGCTCGATCTCGGTCTGAGGAAGATTCGCCAGTTGACCAACAACCCGCAAAAGCTCATTGGCCTCGAGGGGTATGGTCTGGAGGTCGAAGACAGAGTTGAAATCGCACCGATTGCAACGGCAGAAAATGCGGAGTATCTGGATACCAAGCGCGACAAGCTCGGTCACCTGCTAGCCTCCTGAATGGCTGAATTTGCGGGCACTCCCGCCGGCACTGGGCGGCGTGTTGCCGTCGTCGCCAGCCGGTTCAACGAAAGCGTCACACGCGCCCTGGTGGACGGAGCGATGGATGCACTGTTGCGGCATGGCGTCAGCTTCGACGATATCGACGTTGCGTGGGTGCCCGGCGCGTGGGAGCTGCCACTCGCAGTTCGAAGGCTTCTGGCTACGGAGAGGTACGAAGCCGTTGTCGCCCTGGGAGCAGTGATTCGCGGCGACACGCCGCACTTCGAATTTGTGGCGGGCGAAGCGTCGCGCGGGCTTGCAGGCGCCGCGCGCGACTCGGACATACCCGTGGGCTTCGGCTTGCTGACGTGCGATACAATGGAACAGGCACTCGCCCGCACTGGCGGCCTGCATGGTAACAAAGGCTGGGATGCGGCGCTGGCGGCCCTCGAGATGGTCGACCTGCTGGATCAGCTGGACGCAGGCAATGAGAGTTGAAACGCGCGGCCGCGCCAGAGCGTTGCAGGCATTGTATGCATGGGACATGCGTGCCGGTGCCGACCTGACCAAAGTTGCGGTGAAGGTGTGGGATGACCTGGCTGTCAGCCCAGATGAGCGCAAGTTTGCGGGCAGTATTGTCCGCACGGTTGCTGCTGCGCTGGAAGAGCTCGATGCCGGGCTGATGGCCGTCACCGACAACTGGCGTATCGAGCGAATCGGCGCGATCGAGCGGTCGGTGCTTCGTCTCGGAGCGGCGGAGCTGCGCCGGGGTGACGTTCCGCCGAAGGTGGTAATCCAGGAAGCTGTGAGACTGGCTGAACGCTTCGGCAGTGCGGCCAGTGCGCGGTTCGTCAACGGCATTCTCGATGCATACGCGCGGCGGGCCGGCATTCTTTAGTGCGCATCCTCATCGTCAACTGGAACGACCGTGAGAACCCCAATGGAGGCGGCGCCGAGGTTCACCTGCATGAGATTTTCGGCCGCATCGCCACCCGCGGCCATACCGTCGATCTGCTGGCGAGTGGGTGGCCGGGCGCGGCACCGCGTGTCACACTCGACGGCATCGATATTCACCGCGTGGGTACCCGCTACACGTTTCCATTGTATGCGCGCCGATACTTCCGAAAGCACCTGGCAACGCGTAATTACGACGTGTTGATCGAAGACCTCAACAAGATTCCCCTTTACACACCGTTATGGGGCGGTCCGCGAGTGGTAGCGCTGGTGCACCATCTGTTCGGCGAAACAATTTTTCGCGAAGCAAATGCACCGATGGCAGGCACCGTGTGGCTGGCCGAGCGAGGCCTGCCGTTCGTCTACAGCAAATTGCCCTTCGTGGCGGTCAGTGAAAGCACGGCAGACGACCTCGTCGGTCGAGGAATTCCGGCAGAGTCTATCAGCGTCATTTATAATGGCATCGATGTCGAAGAGTTCACGCCCAAAGCGGAGGCCAGATCGCCGCAGCCAGTTTTCGCCTACGTTGGACGGCTCAGAAAATACAAGGGCGTGGACATCATCGTTCGGGCGTTCGCTGCGCTCAACCATCCAACAGCGCGGCTCGAGATCGCAGGCACCGGCAACCACCTCGACGCACTGCAAAAACTGGTGAAATCCCTTTCGCTTGGCTCGAGAGTCCGCTTTCTCAGCTATATCACCACTGATGACAAGATTGCGCTGCTCCGAAGTGCATGGTCGTCGGTGCTGGCATCGCCCAAGGAAGGCTGGGGAATCACGAATCTCGAAGCCGCCGCCTGCGGAACGCCAGTGATTGCCAGCGATTCTCCGGGATTGCGGGAATCCGTGGTCGACGGCGAAACCGGCTTTCTCGTTCCGCATGGCGACCTAGACGCGCTCGCCGGCGCGATGCGCAGGATCACCGAATCGCCGGAACTGGTCGCACGACTTGGCGGCGCGGGCAGGCGTTTTGCCGAGAGATTTACCTGGGAACAGTCAGCCACAGACACTTTATCGCACCTCACGAATCTGGTGCAGCGAGGCAATCGGTAGTGGAAACAATCTTTCATTCTCACCACGCAGTCATATCCCCGCGCATGCGCCGTCGCGCCGAAATCGCTGCGGAGCGCGCCGCTGCGAGACTTCCTCGTGCCGTCGACGCAGTAATCCGCTTCGAGCAGGATGGGCCAGTGAAGCGGGTTGAGATCGTCCTTCATGCTCCGCGCCACGCGGAGATCGTAGCCAGTGGTGAAGCCAGGTATTACGGCCCGGCACTCACGATCGCTATCGAGCGGCTTGGCAGCCAGATCAGGAAGCTGAGCAGCAGCCGCCGGTCGGCACAGCGTGCACCGCAGGCGGAGAAGGCATACCGCGCGTGAGCCGTGCACCAAGCGTCCGACAATTTCTGGAACGGAATGGCGAGCAGCTGCAGCTGGTCGACATTGGCAACGGCGCCGGTCTGGAGCATGCGATCAGCAACGCCGATGTATCGAGTCCAGGACTTGCGCTCGCGGGTTATGTCGAGAGGTTCGTCGCCGAACGGCTGCAGGTGCTCGGCGAAACTGAGATAACATATCTGTCGTCGCTGCCAGAGTCAGAGAGAGCGCGAATCGTGACGGGTTTTTTTGCATTTCCGATTCCGGCCGTCATCATCACCAAGAATCAGGAGCCTCCGCCGGGAGTAGTCGAAGCAGCATTTTCGAGCGGGGTCGCGCTTCTGCGAACCGCGCTCAAGACTGCTGAATTCTACAGGCGTCTCAAACCCGTTCTCGAGAGCGAGTTTGCCCCGACGGTAACGCTGCACGGATCACTGGCGGACATTTTTGGCGTTGGTCTTTTTTTTACCGGCCGCAGCGGAATCGGAAAGTCGGAATGTGTGCTCGATCTCGTGGAGCGCGGCCATCGCCTTGTGGCAGATGACCTCGTCATCACCATGCGCCGGGGTAATGACGTGCTGATAGGAAAAGCGCACGAACTTCAGCGACATCACATGGAGATTCGCGGCGTTGGGCTTATCGATATTCCTTCGATCTTCGGAATCAGGGCAGTACGACAGCAGAAACGCATCGAGGTGGTGGTTCATCTTGAAGAGTGGAACCAGGATGCGGTTGTGGAGCGCACCGGTCTGGACACCGTGCTGACCCGCATTCTGGATGTGGAAATTCCCTTGATCACGGTACCGCTGAATCCCGGAAAAAACATTACGGTGATTGCAGAAGTCATTGCACTCAATCACCTGTTGCGATATTCCGGGGTGAATCCGGCTGAGGCGTTCAACGAGAGGCTGATAGGGCGAATGCGGCAGGCGGCAGCCGGCAACGTCCGTCAGTATCTGCAGGAAGATGACGAGTAGCTCCGATGGAAACGAGCACTCTGCGGCTGGTGAGGTACGTGCTATCGTAGTTGGTCACGGGTCGTACCCCGAAGGCATGATCGACGCTGTCGATCGCATCACCGGGCGTGGGCATCTGTTGCTCGGTGTTTCGAACCGGGATCTCAGCGCCGGCGAGATCGAAACGCGATTGCGTGAGTGTACTGCGACGACCGGAGTAAAAGTTTTCTTCAGTGATCTGCCCGCGGGCAGTGCCACCCTAGCAGTTCGGCGGCTGCTTCGCGATCACACCGATTGCGTGCTGGTGACGGGAGCGAACCTGGCGGCTTTGCTGGATTTTGTGTTTCAGCCGCCAATGTCAGCTGTTGATGCAGCGCACCACGCCGCTGAAAAGGGACGGCTTGCGGTCCTTGTGAACGGAGGTGCGTCGTGAGCGTCCGGCTCTACCGGATAGACGATCGTCTCATTCACGGCCAGGTAGTTGTTGGATGGGGCCAGCCACTCGACATTGAGTTCATCGTTCTCGTCGACGACAACGTTGCCTCCTCGGACTGGGAACAGGACCTCTACCGCATGGGGATCCCACCCGAGATGGAGATTCTGTTTGCGGATGTTGCTTCGGCGGCTCGTGACCATGAGCGCTACGTCTGTGATTCCCGGCCCGGTATTGTCGTAACGGGCGACATCGCGACGATGGACAGGCTCGTGTGTGCGACCGGCACTATCGCCAGCGTGAATGTTGGCGGGCTTCACTACCGTGCGGGCCGCAGTCAGAAGTCTCGCTACGTTTTTCTCACTCCCGGTGAGGAGCGCGAGCTTCGGAACCTCGCATCGCGTGGCGTGAAAGTGACAGCGCAGGATGTACCAGCGGCCCGGCAGGTTCCCATCGAGGAAGTCCTGGGCGACGCTCCTCCCGATCGGCCGGGCGCATGATACTCGTGGAACTGTTTCCAATCGCGCTCCTTGGAGCGTTTCTTGGCCTCGATGTGGTGACTTTTCCCCAGGCCATGATCTCCCGCCCCCTCGTTGCCGCAACTGTTGCCGGCACGTTGATGGGAAACCCGGGAGGGGGCATGATCATCGGCGTGGTACTCGAACTCCTGGCGCTTGAAATGCTGCCGTTCGGCGCTTCGCGGTATCCCGAATGGGGGTCGGCCAGTGTCGTCGGCGGGGCGATTTACGCGGTTTACCCTCCCGATCAGGCGGGCGCGCTTGCCGGTGCCCTGCTGGCGGCGCTGGTGACCGCCGTCGTTAGTGGGTGGAGCATGGTAAAGCTTCGGCGGCTCAATGGCTCGCATGCCGCAGCGCGCCGGGACGGCCTTGACGCCGGGGTGCCGTCGGTTGTGATCGGAACTCAGCTGTTCGGATTGACCGCTGATTTCGTACGTGGCGGCCTCGTAACCTTCTTCGCGCTGCTTTTCTTCCAGCCGCTGGTGGGCGCACTGCTCGCTCGATGGACTACGAACGCCGCGTATTCACGCGGAGTGGTTGTCGCCATGGTCGCGGCGGTATCCGCCGGTGCGATATGGAAGATTTTCCACACCGTCGCTCATGCCCGTGTTTACCTGCTGGCCGGGCTTGCTGCCGGTGCAGCGATAATCATTACCAGATGACGCCTTCGGTAACTCCGGTTCCTTCACTTCCTTTTACGACCTGGTTCCGCATTTATCTGCGACTTTTTGCAGTGCAGGGTGCGTGGAATTATGAGACCCTGCTCGGTAACGGAATTGCGTTCTGCATGGAACCCGCGTTGAGGCTGTTGCCGGGAGGTGTCAATGACCCGCGATACAGGGAAGCGCTGGGCCGGCACACCCGTTACTTCAACGCTCACCCGTATCTTGCCGGGGTAGCGGTTGGCGCGCTGGCACGGGCCGAACTCGACGGAGTGCCGGCGGCGCTGATCGAACGGTTCAGGACGGCACTCGGAGGCCCGCTGGGCAGTGTGGGTGACCGTCTCGTCTGGGCAAGCTGGCTTCCCCTTTGCTCTCTTGTGGCGCTCGGCGCCTTTGGAAGCGGTGCGCGACCGATTGTTGTAATCGCTACCTTCCTCGGACTGTACAATGCCGGCCACCTCTGGATGCGTGCATGGGGGCTGACAGTGGGCTTCCAGCGTGGACTGCGCGTTGCGGATGCGCTTGGTCACCCGGTCCTTCGCCGTGGCCCTCAGTATGTTGGAAGTGTGGCAGCCCTTCTTGCCGGGATTTCAATTCCGCTGGCTGTCGACCGGATCGTGATGGAAGGCCGCACGCTAGCTGGAGAGATGATCCTGGTGGCGATCGTCGGCGGCGCGGTTCTCGCACGCTTTGGCGAGCGAGCGGAGGGCTGGCGCCTCGCGCTCATCGCACTCGCGCTGTTCGTTCTTTACTCGGTAATCCCCAAATGACAGAACGCAGCGTCCAGGTGGTCAACAAACTCGGCATCCATGCACGGCCTGCGGCCGAGATTGTGAAAACAGCGTCCCGCTTCAAGAGCGATATCACGATCATCCGGGAAGACATGGAAGTGAACGGCAAGAGCATCATGGGTGTGATGATGCTCGGCGCGGAAAGTGGATCGACTATTCTGCTGCGTGCGGACGGTGCCGATTGTGACGCGGCACTCGATGCCCTCGAGGCGCTCGTCGTCGCGCGGTTTGGAGAATCGTGAGTCCGGATACGCCGCGCTCCGATGGAAAAATGATAGGCATGCCGGCGTCGCCCGGCATCGTTATCGGTCCTGTGCATCTGCTCCTCTGGGAGGTGCCCGACGTTCCTCAGCGCATAATTGCGGACGAAAAGATCGAGAGCGAGATAGCGCGCTTTCATGATGCGCTGACGACTGCCAAGGGCCGGCTGGCGCAGGTGAAAGCACGTGCCGAACGGCATGCGGGGCCGGAGGAAGCGGCAATCTTCGACGTACAGGTGCAAATCCTCTCCGATGGTGAGCTCATTTCCAGCGTCGAGAAGTTCATCCGGCGAAATATCGGCGCCGAGAAAGCTTTCGATCTGGTGCTCATCGAGTCACGGCAGAACTTCGCTCGCCATGCTCAGCCGATGATCCGTGAGCGCGTTGGAGATCTGACCGACATCCACATCCGCGTGCTCTCGATTCTGCTTGGACTCCCTGACCATGACCCGGTGGATTTACCCAAGGGATCCAATGCAATCCTGGTTACTCACGACCTGACGCCGAGTCTGACCGTCCAGCTCGACCGCGACGCCATCGCCGCCATTGCAACCGATGAGGGAACGCGCACGTCGCATGTAGCGATTCTTGCCCGATCGCTGGGCTTGCCGGCTGTCGTCGGATTGCGTGATGCCACCCGGCGAGTGTCAGGCGGTGATGAAATAATTCTCGACGGTTCATCGGGGGCGCTCATTCCGCGGCCAACCGCGGTCCAGATCGCCTCCTATACCCTCCGCGCTGCCCGCGAAGAGGCGGACACGGCGGAACTGCAGCAACTCGTTGGCGCGGAGCCTGTCACCCTCGATGGAGTGCGTATTACGCTGCGCGCGAACGTTGACCTTCCGGAGGAAGCCGAGGCGGCGGCGCACTCAGGCGCTGAGGGTGTGGGATTGATGCGCACCGAATTTCTTGTTGTCGGCAGAGCTTCGATGCCCGACGAGGAAGAACAGTACCGCGCGTACAAAAGAGTGGTCGAGGCGTTCGAAGGCAAGCCGGTGGTGATTCGGACATTCGATGTCGGGGGAGACAAGCTGCCGGTGGGTGGCTTCCCTCACGAAGCCAATCCGTTTCTCGGATGGCGGGCAATCCGGATGTGCCTCGACGAGCCTGAGATTTTCAAAACGCAGCTCCGCGCGTTGTTACGGGCGGCGATGCACGGAGACGTTCGGATCATGCTTCCACTGGTCGTGAGCGTCGAAGAAGTGCGTCAGGCGCGGCATCTGCTCGAGGAAGCGGCAGCCGAGCTCGATGAGCGTGGCGTCGACTACAGGCATGGCCTTCCGCTGGGTGTGATGATAGAGACGCCGGCCGCGGTAATCGTCGCCGACACACTTGTGAAGGACGTGGCATTTTTCAGTATCGGCACCAATGACCTGGTGCAGTACACGCTGGCCGTCGATCGCGGCAACGCAAACCTCGCGTCGAGGTTCACACCTCTGCACCCAGCGGTTCTGCGGTTGATCCGGCGTACCGTCGAGGTAGGCAACGACAACGGCCTCGAGGTCAGTGTCTGCGGCGAAATGGCTTCGCAACCGCTCATGGCTTTTGCCCTGATCGGGCTCGGTGTTCGACAACTCAGCGTCGCCGGGCGGGCGGTGCCGCTGGTCAAGCGCATTGTGAGAGGAGTCAGCGCCGAGGTGGCGATGGATGCGGCGAATGCGGCGCTCGGCGCCCAGACTGCCCGCGAAGCAGAGGACGAGCTGAGACGGCGTCTGTTCTCTGCGTTTGGAGATGCGCAGTTTCTCCGCGACGGGTTGCCCGAGTACGTCGATGGGAATACGTTTGAGGGATTCGGCGGACCTTAAGACCAATGGCGCACGAATCGTACGGCGTGTCGCCAGTCCGTTCCGCTCCATCCCAATCCTGAGGGATATCGTGCTCGATCGACACTTGTTTACGTCTGAGTCAGTTACTGAGGGTCATCCCGACAAGGTAGCTGACCAGATTTCGGACGCCATTCTGGACGCAATCCTGACTGACGACCCTGAAGCTCGCGTTGCCTGCGAAACCCTGGTTACCACAGGGCTTGCCTGTGTGGCAGGCGAAATCACCACTACCACCTACGTCTCTTTTCCCGACATCGTCCGCCGGACGATCGATCGTATCGGCTATACTGACGCAACGTACGGGTTCGACTCGAAGACCTGCGCGGTGATC
The DNA window shown above is from Gemmatimonadaceae bacterium and carries:
- the ribD gene encoding bifunctional diaminohydroxyphosphoribosylaminopyrimidine deaminase/5-amino-6-(5-phosphoribosylamino)uracil reductase RibD, producing the protein MTSSSRDNDAERDIVHMSRALDLAQMGWAQTSPNPMVGAVICVDGRNVGEGYHAAHGESHAEVMAIKAAGERARGATLYVSLEPCDHHGRTPPCSGAIIAAGITRVVAAVSDPNPHATGGAARLRGAGVSVEVGLLETEARELNAAFFHSFETDIPFVTIKLATSLDGAISDAKRTRKWITSEQSRAEVHRMRAVSDAIAVGLQTAIADDPRLTARTNPPARVPPVRIVFDRHARLNPESVLARSAREIPVLLVTAVNAPMRPQLASLGVEAIAAHDLNDALRQLRRRGITSVLVEGGAGLVASFLANGSVDRLVIFQAPVILGTGSLGAFSGVAAQEVSHAPRFKLLRTRSIGDDVMSIYSVDRREHVHGTG
- a CDS encoding riboflavin synthase — protein: MFTGLVDIVGSIVAVEKTSAGIELNVRAGYSDVVPGESIAMDGACLTVRECGDGWFTVAAVVTTAGRTTIGEWQVGREVNLERAMKADGRFGGHIVQGHVDGVGVVLAVTITADATLIDISVPAAIAETLVVLGSVTIDGVSLTVNAIAGDVLQVSLIEYTLQHTALGRLARGSRVHIESDIIGKYVKQMVVPYLNRRLAHSQT
- a CDS encoding bifunctional 3,4-dihydroxy-2-butanone-4-phosphate synthase/GTP cyclohydrolase II, with the translated sequence MQFGTVEQAIADIRAGRLILVADDEDRENEGDLICASQLVTPELINFMIRKAGGWICLALTGERADQLRLPQQSDQNTEEQRTAFTVSIDAAPRFGVTTGVSAQDRAKTIRVAVDPATIPADLRRPGHIPPLRARDGGVLQRVGHTEAAVDLARLAGLYPSGVVCEVLNEDGTTARRPQLELFAAEHGLTFITVAQLVAFRLQSERLVHRVAEARLPTEVGVWRVIGYRNDVDDHEHVALVFGDVSDAGESTLVRMHSKCLTGDVFHSLRCDCGWQLHTAMQMIATEGRGVIVYLDQEGRGIGLLNKLKAYQLQDTGADTVEANEQLGFKPDLRNYGIGAQILLDLGLRKIRQLTNNPQKLIGLEGYGLEVEDRVEIAPIATAENAEYLDTKRDKLGHLLAS
- the ribH gene encoding 6,7-dimethyl-8-ribityllumazine synthase, whose protein sequence is MAEFAGTPAGTGRRVAVVASRFNESVTRALVDGAMDALLRHGVSFDDIDVAWVPGAWELPLAVRRLLATERYEAVVALGAVIRGDTPHFEFVAGEASRGLAGAARDSDIPVGFGLLTCDTMEQALARTGGLHGNKGWDAALAALEMVDLLDQLDAGNES
- the nusB gene encoding transcription antitermination factor NusB is translated as MRVETRGRARALQALYAWDMRAGADLTKVAVKVWDDLAVSPDERKFAGSIVRTVAAALEELDAGLMAVTDNWRIERIGAIERSVLRLGAAELRRGDVPPKVVIQEAVRLAERFGSAASARFVNGILDAYARRAGIL
- a CDS encoding glycosyltransferase family 4 protein; translated protein: MRILIVNWNDRENPNGGGAEVHLHEIFGRIATRGHTVDLLASGWPGAAPRVTLDGIDIHRVGTRYTFPLYARRYFRKHLATRNYDVLIEDLNKIPLYTPLWGGPRVVALVHHLFGETIFREANAPMAGTVWLAERGLPFVYSKLPFVAVSESTADDLVGRGIPAESISVIYNGIDVEEFTPKAEARSPQPVFAYVGRLRKYKGVDIIVRAFAALNHPTARLEIAGTGNHLDALQKLVKSLSLGSRVRFLSYITTDDKIALLRSAWSSVLASPKEGWGITNLEAAACGTPVIASDSPGLRESVVDGETGFLVPHGDLDALAGAMRRITESPELVARLGGAGRRFAERFTWEQSATDTLSHLTNLVQRGNR
- the hprK gene encoding HPr(Ser) kinase/phosphatase, which translates into the protein MSRAPSVRQFLERNGEQLQLVDIGNGAGLEHAISNADVSSPGLALAGYVERFVAERLQVLGETEITYLSSLPESERARIVTGFFAFPIPAVIITKNQEPPPGVVEAAFSSGVALLRTALKTAEFYRRLKPVLESEFAPTVTLHGSLADIFGVGLFFTGRSGIGKSECVLDLVERGHRLVADDLVITMRRGNDVLIGKAHELQRHHMEIRGVGLIDIPSIFGIRAVRQQKRIEVVVHLEEWNQDAVVERTGLDTVLTRILDVEIPLITVPLNPGKNITVIAEVIALNHLLRYSGVNPAEAFNERLIGRMRQAAAGNVRQYLQEDDE
- a CDS encoding PTS sugar transporter subunit IIB; the protein is MSVRLYRIDDRLIHGQVVVGWGQPLDIEFIVLVDDNVASSDWEQDLYRMGIPPEMEILFADVASAARDHERYVCDSRPGIVVTGDIATMDRLVCATGTIASVNVGGLHYRAGRSQKSRYVFLTPGEERELRNLASRGVKVTAQDVPAARQVPIEEVLGDAPPDRPGA
- a CDS encoding PTS sugar transporter subunit IIC, coding for MILVELFPIALLGAFLGLDVVTFPQAMISRPLVAATVAGTLMGNPGGGMIIGVVLELLALEMLPFGASRYPEWGSASVVGGAIYAVYPPDQAGALAGALLAALVTAVVSGWSMVKLRRLNGSHAAARRDGLDAGVPSVVIGTQLFGLTADFVRGGLVTFFALLFFQPLVGALLARWTTNAAYSRGVVVAMVAAVSAGAIWKIFHTVAHARVYLLAGLAAGAAIIITR
- a CDS encoding PTS system mannose/fructose/sorbose family transporter subunit IID, which translates into the protein MTPSVTPVPSLPFTTWFRIYLRLFAVQGAWNYETLLGNGIAFCMEPALRLLPGGVNDPRYREALGRHTRYFNAHPYLAGVAVGALARAELDGVPAALIERFRTALGGPLGSVGDRLVWASWLPLCSLVALGAFGSGARPIVVIATFLGLYNAGHLWMRAWGLTVGFQRGLRVADALGHPVLRRGPQYVGSVAALLAGISIPLAVDRIVMEGRTLAGEMILVAIVGGAVLARFGERAEGWRLALIALALFVLYSVIPK
- a CDS encoding HPr family phosphocarrier protein, with translation MTERSVQVVNKLGIHARPAAEIVKTASRFKSDITIIREDMEVNGKSIMGVMMLGAESGSTILLRADGADCDAALDALEALVVARFGES
- the ptsP gene encoding phosphoenolpyruvate--protein phosphotransferase, with the translated sequence MSPDTPRSDGKMIGMPASPGIVIGPVHLLLWEVPDVPQRIIADEKIESEIARFHDALTTAKGRLAQVKARAERHAGPEEAAIFDVQVQILSDGELISSVEKFIRRNIGAEKAFDLVLIESRQNFARHAQPMIRERVGDLTDIHIRVLSILLGLPDHDPVDLPKGSNAILVTHDLTPSLTVQLDRDAIAAIATDEGTRTSHVAILARSLGLPAVVGLRDATRRVSGGDEIILDGSSGALIPRPTAVQIASYTLRAAREEADTAELQQLVGAEPVTLDGVRITLRANVDLPEEAEAAAHSGAEGVGLMRTEFLVVGRASMPDEEEQYRAYKRVVEAFEGKPVVIRTFDVGGDKLPVGGFPHEANPFLGWRAIRMCLDEPEIFKTQLRALLRAAMHGDVRIMLPLVVSVEEVRQARHLLEEAAAELDERGVDYRHGLPLGVMIETPAAVIVADTLVKDVAFFSIGTNDLVQYTLAVDRGNANLASRFTPLHPAVLRLIRRTVEVGNDNGLEVSVCGEMASQPLMAFALIGLGVRQLSVAGRAVPLVKRIVRGVSAEVAMDAANAALGAQTAREAEDELRRRLFSAFGDAQFLRDGLPEYVDGNTFEGFGGP